The Cyclobacteriaceae bacterium genome includes a region encoding these proteins:
- a CDS encoding polyprenol monophosphomannose synthase: MSVSNALVIIPTYNEAENIQAIIKAVFAQPKDFHLLIVDDGSPDGTADIIKNLQKELNTSTEQLHLIQRSGKQGLGTAYITGFKFGLQRGYDYMLEMDADFSHDPKDLNRLYIACSEGGADLSIGSRYVNGVNVVNWPMSRVLLSYFASVYVRFITRMSIQDTTAGFVCYRRKVLETLQLDKIRLVGYGFQIAMKFNTWKYKFKIVEVPIIFTDRTLGQSKMSSGIFKEAFFGVIGLKIGSWFTKY; this comes from the coding sequence ATTTCAGTGAGCAACGCACTTGTTATTATTCCTACTTACAATGAAGCCGAAAACATTCAGGCGATCATAAAAGCTGTGTTTGCACAACCGAAGGATTTTCATTTGCTGATCGTTGATGACGGATCACCGGATGGCACTGCAGACATTATCAAGAATCTTCAAAAGGAACTTAACACATCAACGGAACAACTTCACCTGATCCAGCGGTCCGGTAAGCAGGGGCTTGGAACGGCATACATCACCGGATTCAAGTTCGGACTGCAACGCGGCTATGATTACATGCTGGAGATGGATGCAGATTTCTCCCACGATCCCAAAGACCTTAATCGTCTTTACATCGCCTGCTCAGAAGGGGGCGCTGATCTCTCTATCGGATCCCGATATGTCAATGGAGTAAATGTTGTCAACTGGCCGATGAGCCGGGTGTTGTTGTCATATTTCGCAAGTGTGTATGTACGCTTCATCACACGCATGTCGATTCAGGATACCACTGCAGGATTTGTTTGCTATCGTAGAAAAGTATTGGAGACACTTCAACTGGATAAGATCAGGCTGGTGGGCTATGGTTTTCAGATCGCCATGAAGTTCAACACCTGGAAATACAAATTCAAGATCGTGGAGGTGCCTATCATTTTCACAGACCGCACACTGGGACAATCCAAGATGTCAAGCGGAATTTTTAAAGAAGCTTTTTTCGGCGTGATCGGATTGAAGATCGGCAGCTGGTTTACGAAATACTAA
- a CDS encoding dihydrofolate reductase: MIISLIAALTTNRVIGKNNDLPWKLPDDMAYFNRTTKGHTVIMGRKNYDSLPAKFKPLPNRTNIVVTRQKDFKAPGCSVVHSLEEAMQLVRKGNDEEVFNIGGAELFTLGLQFADRLYLTEIKTELSGDTFFPEIKRSEWTEKSRIHHTADERHAYAFDFVVYERNS, translated from the coding sequence ATGATCATATCTCTCATCGCAGCCCTCACCACAAACCGGGTCATTGGCAAGAACAATGACCTTCCCTGGAAATTACCAGATGACATGGCGTACTTTAATCGTACAACGAAGGGCCATACAGTGATCATGGGTAGAAAGAATTATGATTCTCTACCAGCAAAGTTCAAACCTCTCCCAAACAGAACGAATATTGTTGTGACACGGCAAAAGGATTTCAAAGCACCGGGTTGTTCGGTTGTTCATTCATTGGAAGAAGCCATGCAACTTGTGCGAAAGGGAAATGATGAAGAAGTATTCAACATCGGAGGAGCCGAATTATTCACACTAGGGTTGCAGTTTGCCGACAGGCTTTACCTGACCGAAATAAAGACGGAGTTATCGGGAGACACTTTTTTTCCAGAAATAAAAAGATCAGAGTGGACAGAGAAGTCGAGGATCCATCATACAGCTGATGAGCGACATGCTTACGCTTTTGACTTTGTTGTGTACGAGCGGAATTCCTAA
- the nth gene encoding endonuclease III has protein sequence MTKSDKVKDILKILDKLYPNPEVPLHHKDAYTLLISVLLSAQCTDVRVNKTTPALFKMADNPWDMMKYSVEEIREIIKPCGLSPMKSKGIAGLSKILVEKYDGQVPQTFEELEDLPAVGHKTASVVMTQWFGKPAFPVDTHIHRLAYRWGLTNGKNVESTEKDLKRLIPESKWNKAHLQIIYFGREYCTARGHDWKTCPICKKYIRESLKTKD, from the coding sequence ATGACAAAATCCGATAAGGTAAAAGACATTCTCAAAATACTGGATAAGCTTTATCCGAATCCGGAAGTGCCGCTTCATCATAAGGATGCCTATACGTTATTGATCTCGGTTTTGCTTTCGGCACAATGCACAGACGTGCGGGTCAACAAAACCACCCCGGCATTATTCAAGATGGCTGACAATCCCTGGGATATGATGAAATATTCCGTTGAAGAAATCCGTGAGATCATCAAGCCTTGTGGTTTGTCGCCGATGAAATCTAAAGGCATTGCCGGACTTTCAAAGATCCTTGTTGAAAAATATGACGGGCAGGTGCCGCAGACCTTTGAAGAGCTTGAGGACTTGCCGGCTGTGGGACATAAGACAGCTTCCGTTGTCATGACGCAGTGGTTTGGCAAACCGGCCTTTCCGGTGGACACGCACATTCACCGGCTTGCCTATCGCTGGGGATTGACCAATGGAAAAAATGTTGAGTCTACTGAAAAAGATCTCAAGCGACTTATTCCGGAATCAAAATGGAATAAGGCTCATCTTCAGATCATCTATTTTGGAAGAGAGTACTGTACTGCAAGAGGGCATGACTGGAAGACCTGCCCGATCTGTAAGAAATATATCAGAGAGAGTTTAAAGACGAAAGATTAA
- a CDS encoding methionyl-tRNA formyltransferase produces MGTPEFAVPSLEILVENKFNVVAVITAPDKPQGRGQKLTGSPVKEGALKYNIPVLQPTNLKSPEFIEELRSYQANLQVVVAFRMLPESVWSMPSIGTFNLHASLLPQYRGAAPINWAIINGEKETGATTFFLKHEIDTGSIIFQEKEPIHEDDNVGAVYERLMKKGGGLVLKTVKAIETGSYPSTPQTESAEIKHAPKIFKETCEIRWDQPSETVRNFIRGLSPYPAAWTILHGKNFKIFSAKKAEPKQSDEMPGTIKTDNKTYLYVKTSDGWISIEELQPDGKKRMSIQDFFRGNKIS; encoded by the coding sequence ATGGGCACGCCTGAATTTGCGGTGCCGAGCCTTGAGATCCTGGTGGAGAACAAATTCAATGTGGTGGCGGTGATAACAGCTCCGGACAAGCCGCAGGGTCGTGGCCAAAAGCTGACGGGCTCTCCTGTTAAAGAGGGTGCATTGAAATACAATATTCCTGTCCTTCAGCCTACCAATCTTAAATCACCCGAATTCATTGAGGAGCTTAGAAGCTATCAGGCGAATCTTCAGGTTGTCGTTGCCTTCCGGATGTTGCCTGAATCAGTTTGGTCCATGCCTTCAATCGGAACCTTTAATCTTCATGCTTCTCTCCTTCCACAATATAGAGGAGCGGCTCCCATTAACTGGGCCATTATCAACGGTGAAAAAGAGACAGGTGCTACAACATTCTTTCTTAAACACGAGATTGATACCGGCAGTATTATTTTTCAGGAAAAGGAGCCCATTCATGAAGATGATAATGTGGGAGCCGTTTACGAACGACTGATGAAGAAAGGTGGCGGGCTTGTCTTGAAGACTGTTAAAGCTATTGAAACAGGAAGCTACCCCTCTACTCCTCAAACTGAATCAGCTGAGATAAAACATGCCCCCAAGATCTTTAAAGAAACGTGTGAGATTAGATGGGATCAACCGTCTGAAACCGTTAGGAATTTTATAAGGGGGCTAAGTCCGTATCCTGCTGCCTGGACAATTCTTCATGGCAAGAATTTCAAAATCTTCTCAGCAAAAAAAGCAGAGCCTAAGCAATCAGATGAAATGCCGGGAACGATTAAGACGGACAACAAAACTTATCTTTACGTTAAAACTTCTGATGGCTGGATCTCTATTGAAGAACTTCAACCTGATGGGAAAAAGCGTATGAGCATTCAGGATTTTTTCAGAGGAAATAAAATCAGCTAG
- a CDS encoding ABC transporter permease, with protein MNLSYFLAQRISREQKGGFASTIHTIAVATLTVGLAACIVSFLIMEGFQETVKNRIYSFSANILITKLSLNNSMEEQPFDFNIDVYNHPEHFEQISHIQEFSHKVGLIKSENDVLGIVLKGVGRSFDQNAFKENLKEGEFIHFSDSGYSKEIVISQTIANKINAKVGDDITVHFFQDPPRFRKLTISGIYETNLSEYFDSKIIIGDLKLIQRLNQWPDSVAGGLEVYVRDLKKTDEVYNQIGESMDYDLFIEKVSDKYVQVFEWLGLVSRQVVILLFIILTVVCVNMISVILILVMERTQMIGLLKAMGAQDSMIRNIFVHQGIRLITRGLLFGNALGLGLCFLQYQFQFIHLNPHDYYMSYVPIGWNWPIVIALNVLIFIVVTVVLLIPTAAISRVNPIKAIRFD; from the coding sequence TTGAACCTTTCCTACTTCCTTGCCCAACGCATCAGTCGTGAACAAAAGGGTGGCTTCGCATCGACCATTCATACCATCGCCGTCGCTACACTGACCGTAGGACTTGCGGCCTGCATTGTTTCCTTTCTTATTATGGAAGGATTCCAGGAAACGGTGAAGAACCGCATCTATAGTTTCAGTGCCAATATCCTCATCACCAAGCTGAGCCTTAACAATTCCATGGAGGAACAGCCTTTCGATTTTAACATCGATGTCTACAATCATCCTGAACACTTTGAGCAAATAAGTCATATCCAGGAGTTCAGCCATAAAGTAGGTTTGATCAAAAGTGAGAATGATGTACTGGGAATCGTTCTCAAAGGTGTGGGAAGAAGCTTTGATCAGAATGCCTTTAAGGAAAATCTGAAAGAAGGAGAGTTCATCCACTTCAGTGACTCAGGATATTCAAAGGAGATCGTGATCAGTCAGACCATTGCGAACAAGATCAACGCAAAGGTGGGAGATGATATCACAGTTCACTTTTTTCAGGACCCTCCGCGGTTCAGGAAGCTTACGATCTCCGGCATCTATGAAACCAATCTCTCAGAATATTTCGATAGCAAAATAATTATCGGTGATCTCAAGCTGATCCAGCGACTCAATCAATGGCCCGATAGTGTTGCCGGCGGACTTGAAGTTTATGTCAGGGATCTCAAAAAGACAGATGAAGTTTATAATCAGATCGGAGAGAGCATGGACTACGATCTCTTTATTGAAAAAGTAAGCGATAAGTATGTTCAGGTATTTGAATGGCTTGGTCTTGTCAGCCGGCAGGTGGTGATCCTCTTATTCATTATCCTGACGGTAGTGTGTGTCAACATGATCTCCGTGATCCTAATCCTGGTGATGGAGCGTACACAGATGATCGGTTTGCTTAAAGCAATGGGCGCTCAGGATTCCATGATCAGAAATATCTTTGTCCACCAGGGAATCCGACTTATAACCCGCGGACTTCTTTTTGGAAATGCACTGGGTCTTGGACTTTGCTTTCTGCAATATCAATTCCAGTTCATCCATCTCAATCCTCATGACTATTACATGAGCTATGTTCCCATCGGATGGAACTGGCCGATCGTGATTGCTTTGAATGTGCTGATCTTCATTGTGGTGACGGTTGTACTACTCATACCCACCGCTGCGATATCAAGAGTGAATCCGATTAAGGCAATACGGTTTGACTAG
- a CDS encoding DUF2029 domain-containing protein, giving the protein MQSFLSKWMFRNYTTILTIYILVVAVITIQSLLLENKTFAPGGIAYPQYNNYLIFKQSFFHLINNQDLYASYPAEQGDLFKYSPAFALFFAPFAWLPDSFGLFLWNALNALCLFAAFAMFPKTDLRSRILMMLFVLVELVTALQNSQSNALIAGMMILAFVMLERDKLFLAALLITGTVYIKLFGVFGFGLFLFYPNKMKFILYSALCMILLAVVPLVVISFDQLKFLYSSWLSLLGYDHDTSNGLSVLGWITTWFGVAMDKKVLLLTGVVLLGLPFIQIKKFGYFQFRTAMLASILLWIVIFNHRAESPTFIIAMAGVAVWYFTKQASRVDFILIMLALVFTSLSTTDLFPNSIQDNIFDPYVVKAVPCIIIWGKIIFDSFKQKTLSAAH; this is encoded by the coding sequence ATGCAATCCTTCCTTTCAAAGTGGATGTTTCGTAATTACACGACGATTCTCACGATCTATATTCTGGTCGTTGCCGTGATCACCATTCAGTCCCTTCTGTTGGAGAATAAAACCTTTGCACCGGGAGGGATCGCCTATCCTCAATACAATAACTACCTCATTTTTAAACAATCGTTCTTTCATCTGATCAATAACCAGGACTTATACGCGAGCTATCCCGCCGAGCAGGGTGACTTGTTTAAATATAGTCCCGCGTTTGCATTGTTCTTTGCTCCCTTTGCATGGCTTCCCGACAGCTTCGGATTGTTTTTATGGAATGCTCTGAATGCCCTTTGCCTCTTTGCAGCATTTGCCATGTTTCCAAAAACAGATCTGAGATCAAGGATACTCATGATGCTCTTTGTCCTGGTGGAATTGGTTACGGCCTTGCAAAACTCTCAGAGCAACGCTTTGATTGCAGGAATGATGATCCTGGCTTTTGTCATGCTGGAGCGCGATAAGCTTTTTCTGGCGGCATTGCTCATCACAGGTACGGTTTATATCAAGCTCTTCGGCGTATTCGGGTTTGGACTTTTTTTATTCTATCCCAACAAGATGAAGTTCATTCTCTATTCGGCATTATGTATGATCCTTCTGGCGGTGGTGCCGCTGGTCGTCATATCATTTGATCAACTAAAATTTCTTTACTCAAGCTGGCTGAGCTTGCTGGGTTATGATCACGACACCAGCAATGGATTGTCAGTACTGGGTTGGATTACCACCTGGTTTGGCGTAGCGATGGATAAGAAAGTTTTGTTGCTGACAGGGGTAGTGCTCCTCGGATTACCATTTATTCAAATCAAAAAGTTCGGCTACTTTCAATTCAGGACGGCCATGCTTGCTTCTATTCTACTATGGATCGTGATCTTTAATCATCGCGCTGAGTCTCCCACTTTCATCATTGCGATGGCAGGCGTGGCGGTTTGGTACTTCACCAAACAAGCCTCCAGAGTGGATTTCATTTTAATAATGCTGGCACTCGTCTTTACTTCTTTGTCGACGACCGACCTCTTCCCGAATTCCATACAGGATAATATTTTCGACCCGTATGTGGTCAAGGCAGTTCCCTGTATTATTATCTGGGGCAAAATAATTTTTGATTCTTTTAAGCAGAAAACATTATCTGCTGCACATTAA
- a CDS encoding HAD-IIIA family hydrolase: MNKAVFLDRDGVLNEDNPLYTYEVENFKILKGVPQALQQLHEAGYLLIVVTNQSGIAKGIYTQAQMEACHQYMQTNCNHVIDHFYFSPYHRTVTNSLMTKPGSLMFEKAIAKFNIDISASWMIGDRGRDIIPARQLGIKTIQIGDEVEEADKADFKVESLLEGAGLILKKK, encoded by the coding sequence ATGAACAAAGCAGTTTTTCTGGATCGCGATGGTGTATTGAATGAAGACAATCCATTATACACCTATGAAGTTGAAAATTTCAAAATACTGAAAGGAGTTCCTCAGGCATTGCAGCAATTGCATGAGGCTGGCTATCTTCTGATCGTTGTCACGAATCAATCCGGGATAGCAAAAGGCATCTACACACAAGCTCAGATGGAGGCGTGTCATCAATACATGCAGACCAACTGCAATCATGTGATCGATCATTTTTATTTCTCCCCTTATCATCGGACGGTCACCAACTCTCTTATGACCAAACCCGGTTCGCTGATGTTTGAAAAGGCAATTGCAAAATTCAACATCGACATCTCAGCATCATGGATGATAGGCGACCGCGGCCGTGATATTATTCCAGCCCGGCAGTTAGGAATAAAAACCATTCAGATCGGCGACGAAGTAGAAGAAGCCGACAAAGCTGATTTTAAAGTAGAAAGCTTGCTGGAAGGAGCCGGGTTGATTTTGAAAAAGAAGTAA
- a CDS encoding DUF1343 domain-containing protein produces MNRLFLFLVIIVTGACNAQSSKAVVGAERLDILLPELAGKRIALVVNQTSIVGKTHLADTLKSKGVNIVKIFSPEHGFRGNAADGELVNDSVDVKTGIALVSLYGKNYKPTPAMLADVDIVIFDVQDVGARFYTYVSTLTWMMETCADTQKNLIILDRPNPNGNYVDGPILEPALKSIIGLHPIPIVHGMTVGEIAGMINEEGWLENKKKCALKVITIKNWKHADEYLLPVPPSPNLPNNQSIRLYPSICLFEGTVISLGRGTPMPFQVLGNPELKEMPFQFTPVPIKGFSLHPPQEGKLCYGIDLRAVRVDRKLDLSYLLKFYQAYPDKEKFFIPYFDKLAGTNTLKQQIKDGLTEAQIRESWKKGLEEFKVKREKYLLYQ; encoded by the coding sequence ATGAACAGACTTTTTCTTTTTCTTGTCATCATCGTGACGGGAGCCTGTAACGCTCAGTCTTCAAAAGCAGTGGTGGGCGCTGAAAGATTAGATATCCTTTTGCCTGAACTTGCCGGTAAAAGGATTGCATTGGTTGTGAATCAAACGTCCATTGTTGGAAAAACACATCTTGCAGATACGCTTAAATCAAAGGGCGTCAATATTGTAAAGATCTTCTCTCCGGAGCATGGTTTTCGCGGCAACGCTGCCGATGGAGAACTTGTGAATGATAGTGTCGATGTGAAAACCGGCATTGCTCTGGTATCCCTTTACGGAAAAAATTACAAGCCAACTCCCGCTATGCTGGCGGATGTAGACATCGTCATATTCGATGTTCAGGATGTGGGGGCAAGATTTTATACCTATGTGAGCACGCTTACCTGGATGATGGAAACCTGTGCAGACACACAAAAGAATCTTATCATCCTGGACCGGCCTAATCCCAATGGCAATTATGTTGATGGACCGATCCTGGAACCTGCATTGAAATCTATTATTGGATTACATCCTATTCCCATTGTGCATGGCATGACGGTCGGAGAAATTGCAGGAATGATCAATGAAGAAGGATGGTTGGAGAATAAAAAGAAGTGCGCACTGAAAGTGATCACTATAAAAAACTGGAAGCATGCTGATGAGTATCTGCTGCCGGTTCCTCCTTCTCCCAATCTCCCAAATAATCAGTCGATACGGTTGTATCCATCGATCTGTCTTTTTGAAGGAACTGTTATAAGTCTGGGCAGAGGAACTCCTATGCCCTTCCAGGTGCTTGGCAATCCGGAGCTGAAAGAGATGCCGTTTCAATTCACTCCTGTTCCGATCAAAGGATTTTCACTTCATCCTCCACAAGAGGGAAAGCTATGTTATGGAATTGATCTGAGAGCAGTCAGGGTGGATCGAAAGCTTGACCTTTCTTACCTGTTAAAATTCTATCAGGCATATCCGGATAAGGAGAAGTTTTTCATTCCTTATTTCGACAAGCTTGCGGGTACGAATACGCTGAAGCAACAGATAAAAGATGGACTGACAGAAGCACAGATTCGCGAAAGCTGGAAGAAGGGATTGGAAGAGTTTAAGGTGAAGAGAGAGAAATATCTGCTCTACCAGTAA
- a CDS encoding PadR family transcriptional regulator — MYSKELLKGTISAMVLKLLSEQERMYGYEISMRVKELSDGKILLKDGSLYPALQKMTSDGLLSFKEETVGGRVRKYYYITQSGLKEKTAHVNELQDFMKTMSKIVFPELSLKSYGALSH; from the coding sequence ATGTATTCAAAAGAGCTACTAAAAGGCACTATTTCGGCCATGGTGTTGAAATTACTGTCAGAACAAGAGAGAATGTATGGATATGAGATTTCCATGCGCGTCAAGGAATTGTCAGATGGAAAAATTCTCCTGAAGGATGGTTCACTTTACCCTGCTTTGCAAAAAATGACCAGCGATGGACTCCTTTCTTTCAAAGAGGAAACGGTAGGCGGAAGGGTTCGCAAGTATTATTACATCACTCAAAGTGGTCTGAAAGAAAAGACGGCCCACGTAAACGAGCTTCAGGATTTCATGAAGACGATGAGTAAGATTGTTTTTCCTGAGTTGTCACTTAAATCCTATGGAGCTCTCAGTCACTGA
- a CDS encoding DUF4412 domain-containing protein, whose product MKKLMMLALLLFVVFQSQSQGFEGSVKWTMKMDITDPKLKAQMEAGQAQMQAQMNDPKMQAQMKEMKAKMEDPAFKAQLDANPALKAQMETMMKSMSGGAAPGGSMTPSGMTMKMKGGNTLTSMDGGMFAGMETLYLHDKNQAVKLDRKNKTYSLLPTTPSGKPGSTSTMSTPKFTKTSETTKILGYTCTKYIVEITEGKEKLTQFIWTTTDIKDIDFKALSSQRVSQSNHTMLPAGVEGIPLRIESSVPQGKMIMEVTEIKKESLPASDFTIPSDFKETKFGF is encoded by the coding sequence ATGAAGAAATTAATGATGCTGGCATTACTGCTGTTCGTAGTATTTCAAAGCCAGAGCCAGGGATTTGAAGGAAGTGTAAAGTGGACCATGAAGATGGACATTACAGATCCCAAGCTAAAGGCTCAAATGGAAGCAGGTCAGGCTCAGATGCAGGCACAAATGAACGATCCAAAGATGCAGGCTCAAATGAAAGAGATGAAAGCAAAAATGGAAGACCCTGCTTTCAAAGCTCAATTGGATGCCAATCCTGCCCTGAAGGCTCAGATGGAAACGATGATGAAAAGCATGAGTGGCGGTGCAGCTCCCGGCGGCTCAATGACTCCTTCCGGAATGACCATGAAAATGAAAGGTGGCAACACCCTTACTTCTATGGACGGTGGAATGTTTGCCGGAATGGAAACTCTTTATCTGCATGATAAAAATCAGGCAGTGAAACTGGATCGCAAGAACAAAACATATTCGCTTCTTCCTACCACTCCTTCCGGAAAACCTGGTTCTACCAGCACTATGTCTACTCCCAAGTTTACAAAGACCAGCGAAACAACCAAGATCCTCGGCTATACCTGTACGAAGTACATTGTTGAGATCACAGAAGGAAAAGAGAAGCTAACGCAATTCATCTGGACGACTACCGACATCAAGGATATTGACTTCAAAGCTTTATCCAGCCAGCGTGTAAGTCAGAGCAACCACACCATGCTGCCTGCAGGCGTGGAAGGAATTCCTTTGAGAATTGAAAGCTCCGTTCCGCAAGGTAAAATGATCATGGAAGTTACTGAGATCAAAAAAGAATCTTTGCCAGCTTCAGACTTTACCATCCCTTCCGATTTCAAAGAGACTAAGTTTGGTTTCTGA
- a CDS encoding SDR family oxidoreductase has protein sequence MSTISSKVIWLTGASSGIGEALAYELSHKNVKLILSARRKEELERVKGNCNPAAQPNIRILPLDLSETSVLSLTTQVAIQLFGHVDVLINNGGISQRSLAKETTLDVDRRIMEVDYFGTVALTKNLLPHFLQRKQGHYVTVSSVTGHVGTPYRSGYSAAKHALHGFFDSLRAELWSESKSIYVTMICPGWVKTNVSMNALIGDGTKLNQMDSLTDEGLDASVVARKIISAIEGHKNEVYIGGLKEVSAVYLSRYMPGILAKIIRKAKVR, from the coding sequence ATGTCGACGATATCATCGAAAGTCATCTGGCTCACAGGAGCATCTTCCGGAATTGGTGAGGCACTTGCTTACGAACTCTCGCATAAAAATGTAAAGCTGATATTATCTGCACGCAGGAAAGAAGAGCTTGAGCGCGTGAAGGGAAATTGTAATCCTGCAGCACAGCCGAACATCAGGATATTGCCCCTCGACCTTTCTGAAACTTCGGTCCTGAGTCTTACCACACAAGTAGCCATCCAGTTGTTTGGTCATGTCGATGTACTTATTAATAATGGAGGCATCAGCCAGAGAAGTCTTGCAAAGGAAACGACGCTGGATGTTGATCGCAGGATCATGGAAGTTGATTACTTCGGAACGGTTGCATTAACAAAGAATTTACTTCCCCATTTTCTGCAAAGGAAACAAGGACATTATGTTACCGTGAGCAGTGTAACAGGACATGTGGGCACACCTTATCGTTCTGGCTATTCTGCAGCGAAGCATGCACTTCATGGATTCTTTGATTCGCTGCGTGCTGAACTATGGTCGGAAAGTAAATCGATCTATGTTACCATGATTTGTCCGGGTTGGGTGAAAACAAATGTTTCCATGAATGCTTTGATTGGAGACGGAACAAAACTGAATCAGATGGATTCGCTTACGGACGAGGGTCTTGATGCAAGCGTTGTTGCAAGGAAGATCATCAGCGCGATTGAAGGACATAAAAATGAAGTCTATATCGGCGGCCTGAAAGAAGTGTCTGCTGTCTACCTGAGTCGATACATGCCAGGCATTCTTGCAAAAATTATTCGCAAAGCGAAAGTAAGATAA
- a CDS encoding arginine decarboxylase translates to MKSYRELIEQTFEFPQEEFKVWEHELLFNDVPLMDIIKEYGTPLKLTYLPRISENIRFVQATFNNAMERFKYNGKYTYCYCTKSSHFSFVLEEALKNNVHIETSSAFDINIVRSLHESGKISKETFVICNGFKMPLYTENISNLINDGFSNCIPILDTLGEIDVYEQKVNVPYQVGIRVASDEEPKFEFYTSRLGIRYSDIVPLYKEKIANNPKASLKMLHFFINTGIKDTAYYWSELSRFIFKYCELRKVCDTLDSIDIGGGFPIKTSLTFTFDYKYMIEQIVENIKWICDKNNVPVPNIFTEFGSYTVGESGATLYSVVDQKLQNDKELWYMINGSFITQMPDAWGLNQKYILLAVNKWDDPYHKVNIGGLTCDSMDYYNSEAHIGEVFLPMINDEEPLYIGFFHTGAYQESLGGYGGIQHCLVPAPKHVLISRNEDGEITTQLFAPEQNSDSMMKVLGYKKTKESAKI, encoded by the coding sequence ATGAAGAGCTACCGTGAACTCATCGAACAAACCTTTGAATTTCCCCAGGAAGAATTTAAGGTTTGGGAACACGAGTTACTGTTCAACGATGTACCGTTAATGGACATCATCAAGGAGTACGGCACACCGCTGAAACTTACGTACCTCCCCCGCATCAGCGAGAACATTCGTTTTGTCCAGGCTACCTTTAATAATGCCATGGAGCGGTTTAAGTACAATGGAAAGTACACGTACTGCTATTGCACCAAGTCTTCCCACTTTTCATTTGTCCTGGAAGAGGCGCTGAAAAACAATGTTCATATCGAGACGTCTTCTGCGTTTGATATCAACATCGTTCGCTCCCTGCATGAAAGTGGAAAGATCTCCAAAGAAACATTCGTGATCTGCAACGGATTCAAGATGCCGTTGTACACAGAAAACATATCCAACCTTATCAATGACGGTTTCTCCAACTGTATCCCGATCCTGGATACACTGGGCGAAATTGATGTCTATGAACAAAAGGTGAATGTCCCCTATCAGGTGGGTATCCGTGTAGCTTCGGATGAAGAGCCAAAGTTTGAGTTCTATACTTCACGCCTTGGCATCCGCTACAGCGATATCGTTCCATTATATAAGGAGAAGATCGCCAACAATCCTAAGGCATCCCTCAAGATGCTTCACTTCTTTATCAATACCGGGATCAAGGACACGGCATATTACTGGAGTGAGCTAAGCCGCTTCATTTTCAAATACTGTGAACTGCGTAAAGTTTGCGATACGCTTGACTCTATTGATATCGGTGGCGGGTTCCCGATCAAAACATCTCTCACGTTTACATTCGATTACAAATACATGATCGAGCAGATCGTGGAGAACATCAAATGGATCTGTGACAAGAACAATGTACCGGTTCCTAACATCTTCACAGAGTTTGGAAGCTATACTGTTGGTGAAAGCGGCGCTACTTTATATTCTGTCGTGGATCAGAAGCTTCAGAACGATAAAGAGTTGTGGTACATGATCAACGGATCATTCATCACACAGATGCCGGATGCATGGGGATTAAATCAGAAATACATTCTTCTCGCCGTCAACAAGTGGGACGATCCTTATCATAAAGTCAATATCGGAGGCCTTACCTGTGACAGTATGGATTATTATAATTCAGAAGCACACATTGGAGAGGTGTTCCTTCCGATGATCAACGACGAAGAGCCGCTTTACATTGGCTTCTTTCACACTGGAGCGTATCAGGAATCACTGGGAGGATATGGTGGAATACAGCATTGTCTGGTGCCTGCACCAAAACACGTGCTCATCTCCAGAAATGAGGATGGTGAGATCACCACACAACTCTTCGCTCCAGAACAGAACAGCGACAGCATGATGAAAGTGCTGGGCTACAAGAAGACGAAGGAAAGCGCGAAGATCTGA